A single region of the Lacipirellulaceae bacterium genome encodes:
- a CDS encoding DNA-formamidopyrimidine glycosylase family protein: protein MRLAMPEGDTIYRSAANLRKAMEGETIDAALCHNSRFEQPLSPARLVGQSCERVEARGKHLLMHLSSRDVIHSHMGMTGSWHVYRIGEPWQKGRPFASLELQMADWSVVCFTPKLLELLTTDELRRHRHLSRLGSDLLDPGFELEKAIQRLRKRDDLTIGEAVMDQTLVSGIGNVYKSETLFLERLNPFQRVGEIPDSRLQQLLTRAQKLMLRNLEGHPRKTRFEGGDRQWVYNRSGNPCPKCGATIQMQRQGDLGRSTYWCPECQA from the coding sequence ATGAGACTCGCGATGCCTGAAGGGGATACGATTTACCGATCGGCGGCGAACCTCCGCAAGGCGATGGAGGGCGAAACCATCGACGCCGCACTCTGTCATAATTCCAGATTTGAGCAGCCGCTCTCTCCAGCAAGATTGGTTGGCCAATCTTGCGAACGCGTCGAAGCCCGCGGTAAGCATCTGTTAATGCATCTATCTAGCAGAGATGTCATCCACTCGCACATGGGAATGACCGGCTCGTGGCACGTCTATCGCATTGGCGAGCCGTGGCAAAAGGGCCGCCCGTTCGCTTCTTTAGAACTGCAGATGGCGGACTGGTCGGTCGTTTGTTTCACACCAAAGTTACTGGAGTTGCTGACGACGGATGAGCTGCGCAGACATCGCCACTTGAGCCGCTTGGGGTCTGATTTGTTGGACCCAGGTTTTGAGCTAGAAAAGGCGATTCAACGCCTTCGCAAACGTGACGATCTCACCATTGGCGAAGCCGTGATGGATCAGACGCTGGTGAGCGGTATCGGTAACGTTTATAAGTCGGAGACCCTCTTCCTAGAGCGTCTGAATCCGTTCCAGCGGGTCGGGGAAATCCCTGATTCGCGACTACAGCAATTGCTCACACGGGCTCAGAAACTCATGCTGAGAAATCTTGAAGGGCATCCTCGTAAGACACGCTTCGAGGGGGGCGACCGCCAGTGGGTTTATAACCGTAGCGGTAACCCCTGCCCGAAGTGCGGAGCAACGATTCAAATGCAAAGGCAAGGCGACCTGGGAAGGTCGACCTATTGGTGTCCTGAATGTCAGGCATGA